The genomic stretch TTTACAGTCAGGTGTTTGAGACGCCAGCGGGGCATGAGCCTTTGCTGCAAAAGGTCAGCGCCGCGCCCCACCCTTATATTATGCAACCGTTGGCTACGTCGGGGCGGCAATATGCGCCGGGGGAAAGCTTTGTGCTGCATTTGACCTTGTTGGGGGCGGCGATTGAGCATTTGCCTTACCTTATCCATGCCATGCGGCAGGTGGGGGAACGCGGTATCGGTAAGGGTGATGGGCGTTATGCGCTGGAGGCGGTAGCGCAGGAAACCGTGGCGGGGAGCGATGTGTGGCAAACTATCCATACACCCGGTGGCAGTTTGCAGGCATTGCCGGGCAGTGTGCCGCTGATTCCGCCGTTGCCGGAACAGGTGCGGGTGGTGTTGCAGACGCCGTTACGCTTGTTGCAGGAGGGAACGCCGATCCGCAGCGGGCGTTTCAATTTTCAGCTTTTCATGAATACGGTGATGCGGCGGATTTCCTTGTTGCACGCTTATCATGCGGGGGTGGAGCTGCCGGGCGATTTCAAGGCATTGAGCCAACAGGCGGCGGGCGTGGCGTTGCACGCGGTGGACTTGCGTTGGCATGAGTGGTCGCGCTATTCCAACCGCCAGCAAAACAAGGTGCAAATGGGCGGGCTGGTGGGCAGCTTTGCCTTGGTGGGCGCGGGGTTGGAAGATTTCTGGCCGTGGTTGTGGCTGGGGCAATGGGTACACGCGGGTAAAGGGGCGGTGATGGGCATGGGCGAGTATGCGCTGCATGGCGAGGGAGAAGAAAATCCCCTCTGCCCACCTGCTGCAAAGGAAGATTGAAATCGACCTTTCATCGGGCAAGCGTTTGGTATAATATCAATCTATCCACACAGTCGGCGCACGGTGTGAGCTGTTTAAAAACCTAACTCGGTTAATTTTATAGCAAGGCAACTTTTTATACAGCCGATTTCCTGCTAAGGGTCTCTGTAACCCACTGATTCAAAAGGCCGATTAGACACGAGCCCTCTGAAGACCGCCCTGATTTAAAAGGGATTAAGACGTTTCCGCCCTTGGCGTATAACCAAGCGATTGATGCTCTGAAGACCGCCCTGATTTAAAAGGGATTAAGACCACCAGCTTCAGCGCATTTTGCCAATTGACCACCTCTGAAGACCGCCCTGATTTAAAAGGGATTAAGACATCGGCTGGATTTCGTATTCAGCAAAGCAGGTGCGCTCTGAAGACCGCCCTGATTTAAAAGGGATTAAGACGCGGCGCGGAACATCAATACCACGTCTTTTCCGCCTCTGAAGACCGCCCTGATTTAAAAGGGATTAAGACGCTGCATCACAGTCTTCATCAGCGAATGCAACCTCTGAAGACCGCCCTGATTTAAAAGGGATTAAGACTGTTGAAAGAATCATGGTGGTGTCCTTGTAAGTCTCTGAAGACCGCCCTGATTTAAAAGGGATTAAGACGTTAGCGTCCTCAACATCACCGTGTGAGAACAGCTCTGAAGACCGCCCTGATTTAAAAGGGATTAAGACTGGCAAGAGCCACTTTAACTTCAGTCATGCTGACCTCTGAAGACCGCCCTGATTTAAAAGGGATTAAGACGAGGGAAAGATTCCCACCTTTGGCGTAAAGGTCTCTGAAGACCGCCCTGATTTAAAAGGGATTAAGACCAAACACGTACCAAGGGCATTTGTGCTCGCTGCGGCTCTGAAGACCGCCCTGATTTAAAAGGGATTAAGACCGACATTAATGCAATGGCGCGTTTTTTGTTTCCTCTGAAGACCGCCCTGATTTAAAAGGGATTAAGACACCGCCACTATCGCCAAGGCGTAAAAAAACCCTCTGAAGACCGCCCTGATTTAAAGAAGAAAATCCTCCCCCAGCCCCTCCTTTTGCAAAGGAGGGGAGCAAGACAATGTATCCACTTAATTCTTCAGGGTGTTGTCTGGTCTCCCCTTTTGCAAAAGGGGGATTTAGGGGAATAAACTTCATCGTTAACTTCTAAATCCTCACCGAACTCGACACCGCCCTCACCCAAATCCACCAACAGACCCATTCTTAAGCCCCCCTTTGCAAAAGGGGGGTTGGGGGGATTTTCTCCCCACTTCCGCTTATAATTCCCCTCATGAACCAACCTGATCCTACTCTGCCCCATACGTACCCGCGCCGCATCCTGCTCGCGGTCGCCGCCTATTCCCCGCAAATTGTGACCGAAACCTGTTACGCGCTGGCGCTGCAAACTGACCCGCCGTGGCTGCCCACCGAAGTGCATATCATCACCACCCAACGCGGTGCTGAGTATGTGCGTGCTGGTTTGTGCGCCACTCGTCAGAATGAGCTGGGGAAATTGTGTGCGGATTACGCCTTGCCTCCGCCAGCTTTCGACTCCAGCCACATCCACCTGATTACCGATGCGCAAGGCATAGCGCTGGAGGATGTACGCAACGGCACCGACAACACCCACGCCGCCGATTTCATCACCCGCACGGTGCGGCGCTTTACCGCTGACCCGCACACCAGCCTGCACGTCTCGCTGTCGGGCGGACGCCGTACTATGACGTATTACATCGGCTACGCGCTGTCGCTGTTCGGCAGGCCGCAAGACCGCCTCAGCCATGTGCTGATCGAAGACGAATATTATTTCAACCGCGAATTTTACTACCCGCCACCGCGCCCGGTCTGGGTGATGCGCGAAGATGGCAGCGGCTTTGATGCCGCCAAGGTGGAGGTCACGCTGGCGGACATTCCCTTCGTGCGCTTGCGTGAAGGTTTACCGACCGAGTTACTCGAAGGCAACAGCACGTTCAGCACCACGATCCACGCCGCGCAACGCCGCTTCGACCCGGTGCAAGTGCGATTGGATTGGCAGCAAGCCAGCCTGCACTGCGGCGGGGTTGCCGTCCCCATGCCGCCGGTGCAACTGGCGTTTTATGCGTGGATGTTGCACCGCTGTGCGCAAAACCAACCCCCAGTGCATTGGACAACGCCAGAAACCCCCGATCTGGCCAGCCAATTTTTGCACATTTACCAACGCCTGCACGGGCAAACCGGCAGTTACGAGCAAGTCGCGCTGGCCTTGCGCGACGGCATCACCAAACCGTGGTTTGAGGAACGCAAATCCCACACCCACAAAGCGCTGAAAAAAGCGCTGGGCATGGCAGCGGCCGAGCCTTACCTTATCCAGCCGCACGGCAGCAAACCACGTACCCACTTTGGCCTCAACCTGCTGCTGGATGCACTCGACTTTCACCCGAACCTTAACTGAATGTGACCGCTATCACGGTATCCACACCATTATTCAGGGATAATTCAAGCAAGTCTTACGTCGGGCAAATTTCGGGGGCTACTCATGGATATTCTCACCATTTTATTTGTATTGCTGCTGGGTGCGGCAGCGGGTTCTTGGCTGGGTCATTACAGCGGCTACCGCGAAGGGCTAGTCAAAGGCAAACATGATGGTGTCAAGGAAGGGATGAAAGAATACCTGCGTAAAGAACTCATCGAGTCCAAGGCATTGGGTGGCAGTTACAACATCGAGGCTTTATTCCAAGTCCGCGAAGAACTCCAGGGTGCTATCCAACCGAAACAGGCACAGAAAAAAGAAAAGTCGTCATGGCTGGCGTGGGTGATCCTCGCGCTGACGGTACTGTGGTTGTGGGGCAGCATAGTGGGTTTCGACTCAACTTATTAACCAATTCAGAGAGAGATGGCGCATGGGAATGCTGGTGTATGCGTATTGGCTAAGCCGCTGGGCAGCGGCAAGTTTACAAAAATTTGAAGCCACCTTTTTCAGTGACCCATGGGACAAAACCCCCGTGCCGGTACTGTCACCCCCGCAAGGCTGGGGGGTAGCGCTGGAATCCGCCAGTAAAAGCTGGTCGGCTTGGCATACCTGAAAAAACCGGGGCGGGTTTGACAAGCTTGTCATGAGTGACAGGCGCGGCTGTTTAGTTAATAATCATAAATATCATTTATTGGGTTTATCACAAAGGGGCTGTTAACGCTCCTCAAGGGTTGCACATGGCTTATTACGCTTACTTGTTCGAGGCAAAATCGATCCAGTCCTACATCTTTGCCACAAACAAACTCAAAGAAATCATCGGTGGTAGCGAGTTGATTGAACGATTAACTGCTAATGACGGATTGCTCAGACAAACACTGATATCACTGGGGTTTGAAGAAGATGCTGATATTCGCCTGTCCCGTTGTGGTGGTGCTGCCTTCTATGCCTTTAGCGAGAACGAAGAAAACCTCAAAAAACTCGCCAATCTTTGGCCTTTAGTGTTTCGCCAGTACGCGCCAGATATGGAGTTTATCCACGCTATGGCAGAAGGCAAAAACGCGGTTGATGCTTTCAAAACGGCACATGATGCGTTAATGGCTGACCGTAACCGTCCTAAAGTGAAATTACCGCAAGCAGGCGTATATACCTTGCGCTTTGGCCGCACAGGCGAACCTGTAACGGATTGTAAGGGCACGGGTGAGAAGCGTGAATGTTTCGACCAGATCACATTAAGAAAACGGGCTTTTTCCAACAGTGAAGCACTGGCTCAACGAGTCATGTGGGACTCTCATCGGGGTGAGTGGCCGGTCAACCTCACCCCCGAAGAAGGACAGGACGGCAAAAACCTTCCCTTTACCAACGATAACCGTCTGGTTGGTTTGATTCATGCCGATGGCAATGGATTTGGACAGTTGCTGATGGATTTGAAAGATAACGTAGATAAAAAAATCATCACTAATGAACAGTATATCGACGTATTTCGTAACATTTCAGAGTCGATTAAAACCGCCACGGAAGCAGCGGCAGCCAATGCGGTTAGTAAAGTTCTATTTCCGAAAATGGACGGTGGTTTGTTTCCCGCTCGCCCTATCGTATTGGGTGGTGACGACCTGACCATGATCGTGCGTGCTGATCTTGCCTTACCCTTTACGCAAGCATTCCTAAAGGCGTTTGAACAAGAGAGCCATAATCAATTTGAACTGCTTAGAAGCAATTATCCAAACTTGAAAGGCATCATTCCTGAAAGATTGACTGCGTGCGCAGGCATTGTTTATGCCAAATCCAGCCAGCCGTTCTCACTGTTACATGATCTGGCAGAAGGTTTGTGTAAGCACACCAAAACGATTGCCAAGCGATCTGACAACCTATTGGGTAAGCAAGTGCCGTCCTCCCTGACGTTCTATCGCGTGACAACTTCCTTGATTGATGACTTCAAAGACATTCTCAAGAATGAATTAACCACAAGGAACATTTGCTTAAGCCGTGGCTGCTACACGCTGGATGCACATGACAAGCTGCCCAACCTGCCAGACTTGCTAGCATTGCAGGTATTTCTGGCGAAGTCCGAAGTATCACGAGGGGCGTTGCGTCAGGTCACAGGTTTGCTACACCAGTCACCAGAACAAGCACAACGCCGCTACGAACGCTGGAAAGAAGTGATGCAAGATCGTGATCAAAACAACTGGAACACGTTTAATGAGCTATTCCGCAAGCTCAGCGAACCAAAAAGCGACTTTGACGTAAACCACAAACAAGCAGTGCCATTTGAAGATGTGCTGTCACTCAGTGCCGTCAGCAATGTTGATGTATTGAATACCGCAGAGGGGGCGAACGCATGAGTTATCAGCTCAAAATTGATATTCAAAGTTACTGGCATCCCGGCACTGGGCGCGGGCAAGGTAGCGATGTGGATGCCCTCACTCACCGTGATGCGCATGGTTTGCCGATCCTGCCGGGCAGAACCATCAAAGGCATTTTGCGCGATGCGGTCACACGTTGGGAGCAATTCACACAATCCAGCAGCCAACCAACACTGGCAGAGCAATTGTTTGGTGCAGGAACCGATGCCGAAGAAAAGTGGCTGGGTTCAGTACGTGTAAGCGATGCGGTGTTAGCCGATGACATCCGCTATTACCTGCTGAAGGATAAAAACCTGTTAACGGGCTTGTACCGCAGCATCCACGCGACTGCCATCAAGCACGAAACGGGAACAGCGGTAGATCAAAGCCTGCGCGGCATGGAAGTAATCGTGCCGCTAACCCTCTACGCGACACTGGATGAAGTCCCCAATGCACCACACAAAGTTGCCAACTGGCATAAAGCCATTGAGCAAACACTCGGCCTGATTCAAGCCGTGGGTGCGCACCGTACACGCGGTTTAGGCCGAGCTGTCGTCACGCTGGTGGAGGGTAACAAATGAAAACACTGGATTTAGTGATTACCTTGCTGGATGACTGCATTTTCAGCGAACGCAATGCCACCGAAGGTGCACATCAGGCACTGGATTATATTCCGGGCGGTGCATTACTCGGGGCAGTCGCGGCACAGCTTTACCCGATGATGGAGAACGCACAAGCGTTTGACTGGTTTCATGCCGGAAAAGTACGGTTTGGCAATGCTTACCCCTTAACCGCAAGCGGGCAACAAACTTTCCCCATGCCTGCCTGCTGGCATCAGGCCAAAGGTGAAAGTGCGGTTGAGGGTGACAAGGTTGATGATGGAAAAGTTTGGCGGTTGGATAAGTGTAAGGAAAACAACCTATCCAATAATAAGCAACCTCAGCAATTACGCGCTGGTTATGTGTCGCTGAATGGGCTGCTGGCCGAAACACACAAATCCTTCCGCATGAAAACCGCTATTGATGCGGAAAAAGGCAGGGCAAAAGAGTCTGCCCTGTTTGGCTACGATGCACTTCAGGCAGGGCAACGTTTTTATGCTCAAGTGAGTTGTGACGCTACCATTACTGATGCTGACATTAGCAAACTGAAAACTGTTTTTAGCAAACCCGTGTTGTTAGGGCGGTCACGCAGTGCCGAATATGGTCGGGCAAACATTGAAATACTCACAACCCCACAAGCAATTCGTCCAGCCAAGTCCAGCAATACAGAAATCACTCTCTGGTTGCTATCCGACCTGATGGCATTGGATGAATACGGTCAACCGACCTTATCACCTGCCCCACAGGATTTAGGTTTGCCAACCGGCAAACTGCTTGCAGAAAACAGCTTCCTGCGTACCCGCCGTTATTCAACGTGGAATGCCCACAAGCAAGGCTACGAAATGGAACGGCAAGTGATCAGCAAGGGCAGCGTGCTGGTGTATCAACTGGATACCTCCCTGACAGATGAACACCTGAAAATGATTGCTGCCGGTTTAGGCGTGGAACGGCAGGCAGGCTTGGGGCAGGTGTGGCTGAATCCACCATTGCTAGCGGGTGAAAAACCTCAATTCGAAAAATCAGCAACATCTCTTGCAAGCAAGCCGATAGAGCTGAAAGAACCCGCGAAGAAACCAGAGCTAATCGCATGGTTGGAATCACGACAGAGCCAGAAAGTGAGCAAACAAGATTTTGCAAAACAAGCCAAACAAATTGCACGCGGCTACAGAGCATTGATGCAAGGTGTGCGCGAGCTGAAAGGTCTGGATGCCAGCGTGCATGTGGGGCCTTCGCACAGCCAATGGGGTGTAGTGCTTGCCGCAGCCAAGAGTCGGCAGGATTTGGACAAGCTATTTAATGCCACCGATGGCTCATTCAAGGCTAAAGGCGAAGGCTGGAAAGATGAGTTCTGGAGTGAAACAACGCAGCAACCTGTCAGCTTCTACAACTGGTTCAAAGCTGAATACACCAAACAGCCGAACGCACAGTTCATCCAGCAATTGGTACGCGAACTCATGGCAGAGCTGAATGCCGATAAAGGAGGCCGGGCATGAAATCACAACAACCCGTTTTTCATGTTGCCCGCGTAACATTGGAAACCGTTACCCCCTTGTCGATTGCCACAGGCAAAGCCAACGGCGTATTCGATACCAGTCTGGTGATGGATGCCAACGGCCTTCCCACTATTCCCGGCTCCAGTCTGACGGGCGTATTGCGCCATTTGTATCAGACCGAGCACGACGAACCCGGCTCAAATGCGGTATTCGGTTATCAGAACCGTCAGAAAAGTGAAGACAGCCAACCGTCACGTTTGCAAGTGTCGTGGGGCTGCATTCAGGACAGCAAGGGCAAAGCGATTCAAGGTTTAGCCTTGGGAAGCAATCGCACCAAGCTTGAGAGTGACCTGATTTTGAAGGTGGCATTAGGCTTAGCTGATGCCCCCGCTAACCGCGATCGTGTCCGCCTTAACCATAAGGGTGCAGCGGCTGATAAAGGCAAATTTGACCGTGCCGTATTACCGGCGGGTTATCGTTTTACCGTAGAGTTTTCCTTGTGGAGCGACACAGCACATGACGCGCAATGGGAACGGGTGTTGGAATTATTGAATCACCCCCTGTTCCGTTTGGGCGGCTCAACCCGCGCTGGCTTAGGCAAACTAAGCGTGATTGAAGTGCAAGAGCTTGTCAGCGATCTTTCCCAAGAGTCAGGCAGAAAAATATTTACTGCCATGAAGCGCGATATGGATGATCGTACTGGTTTCAAGTTACGTAAGTTGCCCACTTGGCAGTCAGACGAAAAAGTTGTCACGGCAACCCTCAGCCTGAAGCCCAATAGCTATTGGCGTATCGGTCAGGGTGAGAAGCCTAATCTGGCAGACAGCAACGGCAAAACCGCTGACCTGCTACCAAAACTGGAACAACGCATCAGTTGGAACAAGCAACATCAGGCTGAACCTGCTACCGAAAAGCTATTGATCCCTGGTTCTTCAGTGAAAGGTGCACTATCACATCGCATTGCTTTTCATGCTAACCGTTTCAGCGAACAACCCCGCTGGGCAGATGACATGACTGAGGATGAACTGAAGATCTACGACAAATCGGAACACTGTGAAGCCGTCAAGGAATTATTCGGGTTTGCCAACGACGAGCAACGTGAAGACAAGTACAAGGGACAAGCCGGTCGCGTACTGATTGACGATGCTTACCGTGAATTTTCCAACACGGATTTGCAAATGATCATGCACAACTCGATTGACCGTTTCTCTGGCAGTGTGCGTGACCACATGCTGTTTTCCGAAGAAATGGTGTGGGGTAAAGGCATTGAATTGCAGTTGACCATCAAAAAAGACGACAAGATTTCCAGCGTGGCGAAGCAAGCCTTGCAACAGGCTTTAGCTGATTTGTATGAGGGGCGCTTGGCTCTGGGTGCAGGTGTTTCCAAAGGACACGGCTTATTTACCGGCACGATTAAATGGTCAGATGATGGCAAATGGATTGGGGAGCAAGCCTGATGAATGCACAAGAAATTATGAAGCAATATGAAGGGCTGCGTAGAGCCATGCCCGATGCGAAACTGCCTGCCTTGGAAGCTGATGCTTACCAGTTAACTGTAATGCATAAAACTGAGAACTCAGCGGAAAGTGCATATGCCGTGTTGGATAGTTTCAACCCGGTCGCGGGCTGGATGGGGTTTCAGTCGGGTAATCAGCATTTCAACCATGAACCTTTACCAAAAGCCGGGGCAAATTACGGGCAGTTGCTGAACGCTGAAGTGACCAATGGTAAAGGGGCTTCCCTGCACGTGCGCTACAACGGTAATGGTGGTTGGGTAGTAACAGAATATGGTTATTCGGCAGGCAATGACTATCTGGCCGACAAGGTTCGGCACGTGGCTTCGTTTGATAAAGACGGTAATACCACCTTGCAGTATTTGCGGTTCTGGCAGGAAAAGGCCGAGGTGTTGGGTGTGAACCCTGTGTTTGCTTGTTTTGTTGGATTTGGGGGTAAAGCGTAATGGAACAGATCAATGCACCTTATAATTTTGTGCCGCTTTCCGACAAAGTGGTTATCCCTGAGTGGGGTGACAAGGTTTCACATGACCTGCCGTTTCGGGATGGGGTGAGCGGGGAGTTGGAACTGACGATTGAAGCCTTAGCACCGATCATGGTCGGCGGCGAACAAAAGCAGGGAACAGAAAGGGAATCCGGGCAAGTCCACTTTTTCCAGACACCGGACAAGCGTTATGCCATTCCCGGTTCCAGTGTGCGAGGTGTTATTCGTAGTGTAACCGAAATCGCAACCTTTTCACGGATGAACCGGATTGACGATAAACGCTATGGCCTGCGAGATATTTCAGGAAGATATGTCGCTGATTCTTATGCCGGGCGGGTACGCAACAATGTCAGCTATGGCTTTCTGCACCTGAATGCTCAAGGCAAACCGTCGATCACGCCTTGCAGCATGGTTCGCTTGAGCCACCGTGAACTTGAAAAATGGTGGAACATTAGAGCACCCGTATTTGCAGCTCGAACATCCGTAAAACAAAAATATGAGCTATGGCAGCAGCTATGCAAGACAAATGCGATTGCAGATGCCTATGACCTTTCGTTTAGCCATGATTCTCTTGAAGTATCAGAAATCGGGCTGGGTCAACTCAAGGGATTCCCTGTATTTACGGGGCAGATTAATGCTGAAAACCCTACTGATAACCGCTTTGGTACAAAGTACAAAGGCCGTCCCAAAAACAAAGACTTCGTGTTTCATTCTGAACGATCAAACGAGACATTTATACTGGATGAGATAGACAAAGCCGCATGGCGTGACTTCCTGTTCATCCATGGCGAAGAGGATGGCAAACCGGATATGTCATGGCCAGGATTCTGGAAAAAGCGCTTTTGGGATAAACAACGAGTTCCTGTTTTCTATATTAAGGGTAAAGACCGGCTACAGATTGGATTAGCTTATATGCCCAAACTGGCGGGGGACTTTTCTATCCATGACATGCTACAACACACTGATAAAGCGCATATCGATGAGACAAAGCCAGACTTCGCGGCGCTGCTATTTGGGCGCGTTGGCGATAAACCAGAAGATGCTTTGAAAGGGCGTGTTTACTTTGAGCCAGCTTTTTTGCAGGGGCAAGCCAACGTCAATCAACGACCTAATGAAACCATTCTAAATGGTGCAAAGCCCAGTTATTTCCCGAATTACATCTATCAAACTGTCGATAGGTCAGGTGAAAAACTCGCATCAGGCCAATACGCCACTTATGTGTATAGTTCTAGTAACCCAGCTCCAGAACTGAGGGGCTGGAAGCGTTATCCAGTACGTGCAGATAATGAGGTGGCAACCCAACCCTTGGGTGATAAACAAACTACCAAGGTACAAACCTGCTTACATACGCTGGCAAAAGGCTCAACCTTCAAGGGGCGCTTGGTGTTCCATAACCTGAAACCTCAGGAATTGGGTGCATTGCTGTGGGCTTTGCAATTTGAAGGTAAGCGCCACAACCTTGGCATGGCAAAATCGTTTGGCTACGGTCAGATTAGTATCAAATTAGATTGGGATACGAGCAAACTTGTTTGCAATGATCCTAAAAGAGCACCTCAGACTCAAGCTGATGATTATATCAGTGAATTCAAACAGTATATGTCTGGGCAGCTCGGAAAGGACTGGAGAACATCCACACCAATTGAAGCTTTGACTGCTATGGCTGATCCTGCTTGTCGACATCAGTTTGCAGGTGATTTGAAGCACATGGTAATGGGTATGGGGAAAAATAATGATTTTGTGACAGCTAAACAAAACGCATTTGTGCTGGAGTCCTACGTCAAGGATGAACGCAAACTCAAGCGCTCCAGTCATGTCTCGATAACATTGTTTGCAGCACCTTCTGATTCAAAGTATGAAGTGGAAATCGAGGAAACGAATGAGGTTTGGGAAAACGCCAAAATCCAATACGACCCTAGTAAATCAACATTGACCGCAACTACGG from Thiothrix litoralis encodes the following:
- the cas6 gene encoding CRISPR system precrRNA processing endoribonuclease RAMP protein Cas6, with amino-acid sequence MPDFSLPVARYRFTFRALTSIQFPAYAGSTWRGAFGHALRHTVCITREPDCRNCLLWRSCVYSQVFETPAGHEPLLQKVSAAPHPYIMQPLATSGRQYAPGESFVLHLTLLGAAIEHLPYLIHAMRQVGERGIGKGDGRYALEAVAQETVAGSDVWQTIHTPGGSLQALPGSVPLIPPLPEQVRVVLQTPLRLLQEGTPIRSGRFNFQLFMNTVMRRISLLHAYHAGVELPGDFKALSQQAAGVALHAVDLRWHEWSRYSNRQQNKVQMGGLVGSFALVGAGLEDFWPWLWLGQWVHAGKGAVMGMGEYALHGEGEENPLCPPAAKED
- the csm6 gene encoding CRISPR-associated ring nuclease Csm6, with the translated sequence MNQPDPTLPHTYPRRILLAVAAYSPQIVTETCYALALQTDPPWLPTEVHIITTQRGAEYVRAGLCATRQNELGKLCADYALPPPAFDSSHIHLITDAQGIALEDVRNGTDNTHAADFITRTVRRFTADPHTSLHVSLSGGRRTMTYYIGYALSLFGRPQDRLSHVLIEDEYYFNREFYYPPPRPVWVMREDGSGFDAAKVEVTLADIPFVRLREGLPTELLEGNSTFSTTIHAAQRRFDPVQVRLDWQQASLHCGGVAVPMPPVQLAFYAWMLHRCAQNQPPVHWTTPETPDLASQFLHIYQRLHGQTGSYEQVALALRDGITKPWFEERKSHTHKALKKALGMAAAEPYLIQPHGSKPRTHFGLNLLLDALDFHPNLN
- a CDS encoding Cas10/Cmr2 second palm domain-containing protein; translated protein: MAYYAYLFEAKSIQSYIFATNKLKEIIGGSELIERLTANDGLLRQTLISLGFEEDADIRLSRCGGAAFYAFSENEENLKKLANLWPLVFRQYAPDMEFIHAMAEGKNAVDAFKTAHDALMADRNRPKVKLPQAGVYTLRFGRTGEPVTDCKGTGEKRECFDQITLRKRAFSNSEALAQRVMWDSHRGEWPVNLTPEEGQDGKNLPFTNDNRLVGLIHADGNGFGQLLMDLKDNVDKKIITNEQYIDVFRNISESIKTATEAAAANAVSKVLFPKMDGGLFPARPIVLGGDDLTMIVRADLALPFTQAFLKAFEQESHNQFELLRSNYPNLKGIIPERLTACAGIVYAKSSQPFSLLHDLAEGLCKHTKTIAKRSDNLLGKQVPSSLTFYRVTTSLIDDFKDILKNELTTRNICLSRGCYTLDAHDKLPNLPDLLALQVFLAKSEVSRGALRQVTGLLHQSPEQAQRRYERWKEVMQDRDQNNWNTFNELFRKLSEPKSDFDVNHKQAVPFEDVLSLSAVSNVDVLNTAEGANA
- a CDS encoding RAMP superfamily CRISPR-associated protein, with product MSYQLKIDIQSYWHPGTGRGQGSDVDALTHRDAHGLPILPGRTIKGILRDAVTRWEQFTQSSSQPTLAEQLFGAGTDAEEKWLGSVRVSDAVLADDIRYYLLKDKNLLTGLYRSIHATAIKHETGTAVDQSLRGMEVIVPLTLYATLDEVPNAPHKVANWHKAIEQTLGLIQAVGAHRTRGLGRAVVTLVEGNK
- a CDS encoding RAMP superfamily CRISPR-associated protein yields the protein MKSQQPVFHVARVTLETVTPLSIATGKANGVFDTSLVMDANGLPTIPGSSLTGVLRHLYQTEHDEPGSNAVFGYQNRQKSEDSQPSRLQVSWGCIQDSKGKAIQGLALGSNRTKLESDLILKVALGLADAPANRDRVRLNHKGAAADKGKFDRAVLPAGYRFTVEFSLWSDTAHDAQWERVLELLNHPLFRLGGSTRAGLGKLSVIEVQELVSDLSQESGRKIFTAMKRDMDDRTGFKLRKLPTWQSDEKVVTATLSLKPNSYWRIGQGEKPNLADSNGKTADLLPKLEQRISWNKQHQAEPATEKLLIPGSSVKGALSHRIAFHANRFSEQPRWADDMTEDELKIYDKSEHCEAVKELFGFANDEQREDKYKGQAGRVLIDDAYREFSNTDLQMIMHNSIDRFSGSVRDHMLFSEEMVWGKGIELQLTIKKDDKISSVAKQALQQALADLYEGRLALGAGVSKGHGLFTGTIKWSDDGKWIGEQA
- a CDS encoding TIGR03986 family type III CRISPR-associated RAMP protein; its protein translation is MEQINAPYNFVPLSDKVVIPEWGDKVSHDLPFRDGVSGELELTIEALAPIMVGGEQKQGTERESGQVHFFQTPDKRYAIPGSSVRGVIRSVTEIATFSRMNRIDDKRYGLRDISGRYVADSYAGRVRNNVSYGFLHLNAQGKPSITPCSMVRLSHRELEKWWNIRAPVFAARTSVKQKYELWQQLCKTNAIADAYDLSFSHDSLEVSEIGLGQLKGFPVFTGQINAENPTDNRFGTKYKGRPKNKDFVFHSERSNETFILDEIDKAAWRDFLFIHGEEDGKPDMSWPGFWKKRFWDKQRVPVFYIKGKDRLQIGLAYMPKLAGDFSIHDMLQHTDKAHIDETKPDFAALLFGRVGDKPEDALKGRVYFEPAFLQGQANVNQRPNETILNGAKPSYFPNYIYQTVDRSGEKLASGQYATYVYSSSNPAPELRGWKRYPVRADNEVATQPLGDKQTTKVQTCLHTLAKGSTFKGRLVFHNLKPQELGALLWALQFEGKRHNLGMAKSFGYGQISIKLDWDTSKLVCNDPKRAPQTQADDYISEFKQYMSGQLGKDWRTSTPIEALTAMADPACRHQFAGDLKHMVMGMGKNNDFVTAKQNAFVLESYVKDERKLKRSSHVSITLFAAPSDSKYEVEIEETNEVWENAKIQYDPSKSTLTATTAQGKATLNGADAKSLVNTLSGGEQKKAKNNQLLKSVSVEGRGNALKIKAFF